A genome region from Blautia coccoides includes the following:
- a CDS encoding GNAT family N-acetyltransferase — MADMLVKLYNINSFSEQEDRLLEHGVRIKRALAPDKSKIIKFAQTCSNEDYSDEVEIAFSNHPITCYIATKEKKIIGFACFEVTAKDFFGPMAVLEEERRKGIGKALLLKSLHSMEELGYAYAIIGWPTKSAIPFYEKCVNAKMIEECSSGLYKRMIEIDE; from the coding sequence ATGGCTGATATGCTTGTCAAATTATACAATATCAACTCATTTTCTGAGCAGGAGGATAGGCTGTTAGAACATGGAGTTAGAATAAAAAGAGCTTTAGCACCTGATAAAAGTAAAATTATTAAATTTGCCCAGACATGTTCAAATGAAGATTACTCTGATGAGGTAGAAATTGCGTTTTCTAATCATCCCATTACCTGTTATATTGCAACAAAGGAGAAAAAAATCATAGGGTTTGCCTGTTTTGAGGTTACTGCAAAAGACTTTTTTGGACCTATGGCAGTGTTGGAGGAAGAGAGAAGAAAGGGAATTGGAAAGGCACTATTATTGAAATCACTTCATTCTATGGAGGAATTAGGATATGCATATGCAATAATCGGGTGGCCCACAAAATCAGCAATTCCTTTTTATGAAAAATGTGTAAATGCAAAAATGATTGAAGAGTGTTCTTCCGGTTTATACAAACGAATGATAGAAATCGATGAATGA
- a CDS encoding SPL family radical SAM protein, whose product MFPDKIYYEEAAMGYELGHYLKQKYQDRTWIPIDSHNKIDELRTRPNSDFREMKQYLIIGIRKTHRHVPNAKVSDFLVPYTSSGCIAACLYCYLVCNYNKCSYLRLFVNREEMLDKIMKTANRSLENLTFEIGSNSDLVLENTITHNLEWTIERFAKNEKGRLTFPTKFANIAPLLPLQHGGRIIFRMSVNPEKIIRQIELGTSPLNKRIEALNQMCEAGYPCGILIAPVIFLPGWQDLYRELITVLSEKLSEKVKKTAFIEIIFMSYSFVHRKINEDAFPDAPELYDKELMQVRGRGKYGYHPSARQEGELFFRAELARKLPHMKILYFS is encoded by the coding sequence ATGTTTCCAGACAAAATTTACTATGAAGAAGCAGCCATGGGCTATGAACTTGGGCATTACCTGAAGCAAAAATATCAGGACAGAACCTGGATTCCCATTGACAGCCATAATAAAATAGATGAACTGCGCACACGCCCAAATTCCGATTTCCGGGAAATGAAGCAGTATCTCATTATCGGCATCCGCAAAACCCATCGGCATGTCCCCAATGCCAAAGTCTCTGACTTTTTGGTACCTTACACTTCATCCGGCTGCATTGCCGCCTGTCTGTACTGCTATCTGGTCTGCAACTACAATAAATGCTCCTATCTGCGTCTCTTCGTAAACCGGGAAGAAATGCTTGATAAGATCATGAAAACCGCAAACCGCTCTTTGGAAAATCTCACCTTTGAAATCGGCAGCAACAGTGACCTGGTCCTTGAAAATACCATCACACATAATTTGGAATGGACCATAGAGCGCTTTGCAAAAAATGAAAAAGGCCGTCTTACATTTCCAACCAAATTTGCAAATATCGCTCCTCTTCTTCCCCTCCAGCACGGCGGCAGGATCATTTTCCGTATGAGCGTAAACCCGGAAAAAATCATCCGCCAAATCGAGCTGGGCACCTCGCCGCTGAACAAACGAATCGAGGCCCTGAATCAAATGTGCGAGGCGGGTTATCCCTGCGGTATCCTCATTGCCCCTGTTATTTTCCTTCCCGGTTGGCAGGATCTGTACCGTGAACTGATCACTGTCCTCTCGGAAAAACTCTCTGAAAAAGTGAAAAAAACCGCGTTTATCGAGATCATCTTTATGAGCTACAGCTTTGTCCATCGTAAGATCAATGAGGACGCATTCCCGGATGCCCCGGAACTTTACGACAAAGAACTGATGCAGGTCCGGGGCCGGGGTAAATATGGGTATCATCCGTCTGCCAGGCAGGAAGGAGAACTGTTTTTCCGGGCGGAGCTTGCCAGGAAGCTTCCGCATATGAAGATTCTGTATTTTAGCTGA
- a CDS encoding AraC family transcriptional regulator, translating to MPYHYEKISETNGLPAKFMLSQCKDLTIPAHWHDYLEVLYMMKGELTAVVQAGSYLLTPGSLMVINSKELHMTRANGSVSYILLQISAGQLQNFLPSGTNLHFQTMITPAEKADVFSSLRRNLEHMLDAYTCQESGYQFFFAANLYEFLYHLYKNFCSAFPSAPETRANRDLERVTQVMDWVRNHFQEQLTLDDAAASLAVSREYFCRLFKRYTGQTFLEYLNSVRTMHLYEDLKNTDDSITVLMEKNGISNYKVFMRTFKKLYGDTPQKIRSGIREYFSPELPS from the coding sequence ATGCCATACCATTACGAGAAGATCAGTGAGACAAACGGTCTGCCTGCAAAATTCATGCTCTCCCAGTGCAAAGACCTGACTATTCCTGCCCACTGGCATGATTATCTGGAAGTTTTATATATGATGAAAGGAGAGCTGACCGCAGTTGTACAGGCCGGTTCCTATCTGCTCACCCCAGGCAGTCTGATGGTCATCAACAGCAAAGAACTCCACATGACCCGGGCCAATGGCTCTGTCAGCTATATTCTGCTGCAGATTTCCGCCGGACAGCTCCAAAATTTCCTGCCATCCGGCACAAACCTGCATTTTCAGACCATGATCACACCTGCAGAGAAAGCAGATGTTTTTTCCAGTCTGCGCCGGAATCTGGAACATATGCTGGATGCCTATACCTGTCAGGAAAGTGGCTATCAGTTCTTTTTTGCGGCCAACCTCTACGAATTTCTGTACCACCTATATAAAAATTTCTGTTCTGCTTTCCCCTCCGCACCGGAGACCAGGGCCAACAGAGACCTGGAACGTGTCACACAGGTTATGGACTGGGTGCGAAACCATTTTCAAGAGCAGCTTACTCTGGATGACGCTGCCGCAAGCCTGGCTGTAAGCCGCGAATACTTCTGCCGTCTGTTTAAGAGATACACAGGACAGACTTTTCTGGAGTATCTGAATTCTGTCCGCACAATGCATTTATATGAAGATCTGAAAAACACAGACGACAGTATCACTGTGCTTATGGAAAAAAACGGGATCAGTAATTACAAAGTTTTTATGCGCACATTTAAAAAGCTGTACGGCGATACACCTCAGAAGATACGGAGCGGGATCAGAGAATATTTTTCACCGGAACTGCCATCCTAA